The Antedon mediterranea chromosome 7, ecAntMedi1.1, whole genome shotgun sequence genome has a segment encoding these proteins:
- the LOC140054354 gene encoding uncharacterized protein: protein MSFNFGGGAAAAPGGFSFGAPKPATAAAPATSGFSFGTPGASSAANPVGGTTAGITGGIAAGAPSGFSFGAAASQPQSNIGTAQKSTGFTLAGSTPIKPAGQGLNLGLTQVSTGPTAGFTTGGQGAAKPATQTTGLGIMPAATKPAATSAKTGGLTLGGLGTSTPVTKASGLSLGGLGGLGSGTLGSTTPAASKAGGLTLATPATKSGGLTLGGAGATGALGGAKPTLNLGKTTTASTTGAAGITAAPAGPTMNYRELEEAINKWTVELEEQEKVFLQQATQVNAWDRLLVENGEKITVLHNDVEKVKTDQQRLEHELDYIVAQQRELEDMLTPLEESIKTQQGSLFTQHADVEREHTYQLAETIDSQLKRMVQDLKEVIEHLNTSNTAGEANDPIHQIAKILNAHMDSLQWIDHNTAMCQRKVDEIARQSEIVRRDQERNVQLAFD, encoded by the exons ATGAGTTTCAATTTTGGCGGTGGGGCCGCAGCTGCACCAGGAGGCTTCTCATTTGGAGCTCCTAAACCAGCGACGGCAGCTGCACCAGCAACTAGTGGCTTCTCTTTTGGAACTCCTGGTGCGTCTTCCGCAGCCAATCCTGTAGGAGGAACAACAGCCGGTATCACTGGGGGTATAGCTGCTGGTGCACCTTCTGGATTTTCATTTG gGGCAGCTGCCAGTCAACCTCAAAGTAACATTGGAACAGCTCAAAAGAGTACAGGATTCACATTAGCTGGCAGTACACCCATCAAACCAGCAGGACAGGGTCTAAATCTAGGCTTGACACAAGTCTCAACAGGGCCTACTGCAGGCTTTACTACAGGAGGACAAGGCGCAGCAAAGCCTGCCACTCAGACTACAGGTCTTGGTATTATGCCTGCAGCCACTAAACCTGCTGCTACTTCAGCTAAAACAGGAGGCTTAACTCTTGGTGGTCTGGGTACTTCGACACCAGTTACCAAAGCAAGTGGTTTAAGTTTAGGAGGGTTAGGAGGGTTAGGCTCGGGTACACTTGGTTCAACTACACCTGCAGCTTCCAAAGCAGGGGGCTTGACCCTAGCAACACCAGCTACGAAATCAGGAGGGCTAACACTTGGCGGAGCTGGAGCTACAG GTGCTTTGGGAGGAGCCAAACCAACCCTTA ATCTTGGAAAAACAACAACGGCATCAACTACTGGAGCTGCAGGAATCACAGCTGC TCCTGCAGGCCCAACAATGAATTACAGAGAGTTGGAAGAAGCCATTAACAAATGGACGGTAGAATTAGAAGAACAAGAAAAAGTGTTTCTACAACAAGCTACACAAGTCAACGCCTGGGATAGGTTACTGGTAGAAAATGGCGAAAAG ATAACAGTTTTACATAATGATGTGGAAAAAGTCAAAACAGATCAACAAAG GTTGGAACATGAATTAGATTACATTGTTGCGCAACAAAGAGAACTTGAAGACATGTTAACACCTTTAGAGGAATCCATCAAAACGCAACAGGGCTCGTTATTCACGCAGCATGCTGATGTTGAACGCGAACACAC GTATCAATTGGCAGAAACAATAGACAGCCAATTAAAGAGAATGGTGCAAGATTTGAAAGAAGTTATTGAACATCTGAACACATCAAACACTGCAGGAGAAGCTAATGATCCT ATTCACCAGATTGCAAAAATTTTGAATGCACATATGGACTCGCTACAGTGGATTGATCATAACACAG cAATGTGTCAGAGGAAAGTTGATGAGATTGCCAGACAAAGTGAGATTGTACGTAGAGATCAGGAAAGGAACGTCCAACTAGCTTTTGATTGA